The proteins below are encoded in one region of Tiliqua scincoides isolate rTilSci1 chromosome 7, rTilSci1.hap2, whole genome shotgun sequence:
- the SLC38A1 gene encoding sodium-coupled neutral amino acid symporter 1: protein MPFKTVLELNELQNMTVPEDDNISNDSNDFTEVENGQMNSKFISDRESRRSLTNSHLEKKKCDEYIPGTTSLGMSVFNLSNAIMGSGILGLAFALANTGILLFLLLLISVTLLSIYSINLLLICAKVTGCMVYEKLGEQVFGTPGKVIVFGSTTLQNTGAMLSYLFIVKNELPAAIKFLMGEDQTFSAWYVDGRFLVVTVTFCIILPLCLLKNLGYLGYTSGFSLTCMVFFLIVVVYKKFQLGCPLHETNTTDSDFLNATFAHGDLCQPKYVTLNSKTVYALPTIAFAFVCHPSVLPIYSELKDRSQKKMQMVSNISFFAMFVMYFLTAIFGYLTFYETVKSDLLHKYQSKDDILILTVRVAVIVAVILTVPVLFFTVRSSLFELARKTKYNLCHHIVVTLVLLVIINLLVIFIPSMKDIFGVVGVTSANMLIFILPSSLYLKITHQDGSKLIQRIWASLFLALGVLFSLVSIPLVIYDWVYSGDTPEDH from the exons ATGCCTTTCAAAACAGTATTAGAATTAAATGAGTTGCAAAACATGACAGTCCCTGAGGATGACAACATCAGCAATGATTCTAATGATTTTACAGAGGTGGAGAACGGACAGATGAATAG CAAGTTTATTTCAGACCGCGAAAGCAGACGAAGCCTAACCAACAGccacttggaaaaaaagaaatgtgatgaATAC ATTCCAGGCACAACTTCATTGGGAATGTCTGTCTTCAATCTCAGCAATGCCATCATGGGCAGTGGAATTTTAGGCCTCGCCTTTGCACTGGCCAACACAGGAATCCTGCTCTTCTT GTTGCTTTTGATTTCAGTGACGCTGCTGTCTATTTATTCAATAAATCTCCTGTTAATATGTGCAAAGGTAACGG GCTGCATGGTTTACGAAAAACTTGGTGAGCAGGTCTTCGGGACCCCAGGAAAGGTGATTGTGTTTGGATCCACAACTCTTCAGAACACTGGAG CAATGCTGAGTTATCTCTTCATAGTTAAAAACGAACTACCTGCTGCCATAAAGTTCCTTATGGGAGAAGACCAAACATTCTC AGCCTGGTATGTGGATGGGCGGTTTCTCGTTGTAACTGTGACATTCTGCATAATCCTCCCCTTGTGCCTTCTTAAGAATTTGG GGTATCTTGGCTATACAAGTGGATTTTCCCTGACTTGTATGGTGTTTTTTCTCATAGTG GTTGTCTACAAGAAATTTCAGCTTGGTTGTCCTTTGCATGAGACAAATACAACAGACTCTGATTTTCTAAATGCTACTTTTGCCCATggggatctgtgccagccaaagTATGTTACCTTAAACTCCAAG actgTGTATGCATTGCCAACCATTGCATTTGCGTTTGTTTGCCACCCATCAGTCCTTCCAATCTACAGTGAACTTAAAGA tcgcTCACAGAAAAAAATGCAGATGGTTTCAAATATCTCTTTCTTCGCCATGTTTGTCATGTACTTCTTGACAGCCATTTTTGGGTATTTGACATTTTATG AAACTGTGAAGTCAGACCTGCTCCACAAGTATCAAAGTAAAGATGACATCCTCATCTTAACAGTACGCGTGGCTGTCATTGTGGCAGTCATACTCACGGTTCCGGTGTTGTTTTTCACT GTACGCTCTTCTTTATTCGAGCTGGCCAGAAAAACCAAATATAACTTGTGCCATCACATTGTGGTTACTTTGGTGCTTTTGGTGATCATCAACCTGTTAGTTATTTTCATACCCTCCATGAAGGATATTTTTGGAGTTGTAG GGGTGACCTCTGCCAATATGCTGATCTTTATTCTTCCATCATCGCTGTATTTAAAAATCACTCACCAAGATGGATCAAAACTGATTCAGAGGATTTGG GCTTCTCTCTTTTTGGCACTAGGAGTGTTGTTTTCCTTGGTGAGCATTCCTCTGGTAATCTATGACTGGGTGTATTCAGGAGACACGCCTGAAGACCACTGA